The Algoriphagus sanaruensis genome window below encodes:
- a CDS encoding putative LPS assembly protein LptD, whose product MALSQETPPSRRERRLVAPDTLTPPSRAILDLDTLNSSLDTLTQLDSAKMMPSSDIKSDILYFAEDSIITDFRENKVYLYNKAWFEYGQMRLDADLIIIDWEKSELYATGIPDSTGKLSGNPFFKDGGSTYEIRKEMKYNFKTQKAIIKDVVTEQQDGILRGETIKKTEDGSIYLDHGYYSTCKLTTPHWHISSSKIKSIQGKQVVSGPFNLYFNGIPTPLGLPFGIIPDTPEEKASGIIFPKYGKEQQRGLFLRDFGYYFAINDYIHTRITGDIYSKGGWGAKTQTIYNKRYRFSGGFNVDFQKFTSPETAETPIDYNTFRVQWNHRPVSRGTSSFSASVNAGSTSYFNNVVNLTNFVNNTTADLNSNISYSKTFSGTPFSMAANFRHSQSVQTGEVRLDLPTISVNMNRQNPFRNVKFEPLKTLNMAWNFNLQNSVTNRPSQTLDVNNPEAGSREPIPFNLDNLGLLLRNANNGARNQIPLSSNFTLFNYFTGTASINYNELWYLQRLNFYYNPSEQRVDQIVENGFNRVSFFTSSFAMNTNFYGFYNFKGNGKLQTIRHHIAPTFSFNYNPNFSDPSFGYYQQVQIDETGRTRLYSRHQGFIFGGAPLGESRALAFSMRNVIEAKIKNTNDSTSEDATKKIPILESFNLNTAYNFAADSFQLSPFSLSARTSFFERKLSVNLTSTIDPYAVIQSGEGTSATFTRINDFAWRNGQGIGAIRNASLNINASLNPREGQTPGEVRDEITQDFIQRGGVMNEFAEQEINRIVNDPSQYIDWNIPWNLTIGYNLSYSKQVTNRTNITQTVNLNGDLSISEKWKINFNTGLDLQAKQITQTMIGIARDLHCWQMNVNWMPFGRFTSYNIDIRVKSTILQDLKVSRRRSFFDN is encoded by the coding sequence ATGGCCCTATCCCAAGAAACGCCACCTTCGCGTAGAGAGCGAAGGTTGGTTGCTCCTGACACCTTGACTCCACCAAGTCGAGCGATTTTGGATTTGGACACCCTCAATTCTTCTTTAGACACCTTGACTCAGCTGGATTCGGCAAAAATGATGCCCAGCAGCGATATCAAATCAGACATTCTCTATTTTGCCGAGGATAGTATTATCACCGATTTCCGAGAAAACAAGGTTTACCTCTACAATAAGGCTTGGTTTGAATATGGACAAATGAGGCTAGATGCCGATTTAATCATCATCGACTGGGAAAAATCCGAACTTTATGCGACTGGAATTCCCGATTCCACGGGAAAATTGAGCGGAAATCCATTTTTCAAGGATGGGGGCTCTACTTATGAGATCCGAAAGGAAATGAAGTACAACTTCAAAACTCAAAAGGCCATTATTAAAGATGTGGTAACCGAACAACAGGATGGAATTTTGCGTGGGGAAACCATCAAAAAAACCGAAGATGGAAGTATTTATCTGGATCATGGCTATTATTCCACCTGTAAGCTAACCACTCCCCATTGGCACATTTCTTCCTCCAAAATCAAATCCATCCAAGGTAAACAGGTGGTTTCTGGGCCATTTAACTTGTATTTTAATGGAATTCCTACCCCACTTGGACTTCCCTTTGGGATCATTCCTGATACTCCGGAAGAAAAAGCCTCCGGGATTATCTTCCCTAAATATGGAAAGGAGCAGCAGCGAGGACTTTTCCTGAGAGATTTCGGGTACTATTTCGCTATCAATGATTACATCCACACCCGAATCACCGGGGACATCTACTCCAAAGGCGGGTGGGGTGCTAAAACCCAGACCATTTACAATAAGCGCTATAGATTTAGCGGTGGCTTCAATGTGGATTTTCAAAAATTCACCAGTCCGGAAACGGCCGAGACTCCCATCGATTACAACACCTTCCGTGTGCAATGGAACCACAGACCGGTATCGAGAGGAACCTCTTCATTTTCTGCCTCGGTCAACGCAGGGTCCACGAGCTATTTCAACAATGTGGTCAATCTGACCAATTTTGTCAACAATACTACGGCGGACCTCAACTCGAACATTTCTTATTCCAAGACTTTTTCAGGCACTCCTTTTTCAATGGCGGCTAACTTCAGGCATTCCCAAAGTGTGCAAACAGGCGAAGTACGATTAGACTTACCGACGATTTCGGTGAATATGAACCGTCAAAATCCTTTCCGTAATGTGAAGTTTGAGCCCTTGAAAACCCTAAATATGGCTTGGAACTTTAATCTTCAAAACTCGGTAACGAATCGACCTAGCCAAACCTTAGATGTCAATAACCCGGAGGCTGGCAGCAGGGAACCTATTCCATTCAATTTGGATAATCTTGGCTTATTGCTCAGAAATGCCAACAACGGAGCTCGAAATCAAATCCCTTTGAGCTCGAATTTCACGCTATTTAATTACTTTACCGGTACCGCCTCCATCAACTACAATGAGCTTTGGTACCTTCAGCGGTTGAATTTTTATTACAATCCATCCGAGCAGCGAGTGGATCAAATTGTAGAAAATGGATTTAACCGAGTGAGCTTTTTCACGAGTTCCTTCGCCATGAACACCAACTTCTATGGCTTCTATAATTTCAAAGGAAACGGAAAACTTCAGACCATCCGGCACCATATCGCCCCGACCTTCAGTTTCAACTACAACCCAAATTTCTCTGATCCATCTTTTGGCTATTATCAGCAGGTACAAATTGACGAAACTGGAAGGACTCGCCTTTATTCCAGACACCAAGGATTTATTTTTGGCGGAGCACCCTTGGGAGAATCGAGAGCTTTGGCGTTTAGCATGCGAAATGTAATCGAGGCTAAAATCAAAAATACCAACGATAGCACCTCTGAGGATGCCACCAAAAAAATCCCAATTCTAGAATCATTCAACTTAAATACGGCTTACAATTTTGCCGCGGATTCTTTCCAACTTTCTCCCTTCTCACTGTCTGCTCGAACCAGCTTTTTTGAACGCAAGCTGTCTGTCAACTTGACTTCGACTATAGATCCGTACGCGGTCATTCAGAGTGGAGAAGGAACCTCAGCTACCTTTACTCGAATCAATGATTTTGCTTGGAGAAATGGTCAAGGAATTGGAGCCATCCGAAATGCTTCGCTCAATATCAATGCTTCACTAAATCCTCGGGAAGGACAAACTCCCGGAGAAGTGAGGGATGAAATCACCCAGGATTTTATTCAGCGAGGCGGTGTGATGAATGAATTTGCCGAGCAAGAAATCAATCGAATAGTCAATGACCCAAGCCAATATATTGATTGGAATATTCCTTGGAATTTGACCATTGGTTACAACCTCTCCTATTCGAAACAAGTCACCAATCGAACCAATATTACCCAAACTGTCAATCTGAATGGAGATTTGTCCATTTCGGAAAAATGGAAGATTAATTTCAATACTGGACTAGATCTTCAAGCCAAGCAAATCACCCAAACCATGATCGGGATTGCACGGGATCTCCACTGCTGGCAGATGAATGTCAACTGGATGCCATTTGGAAGATTTACTTCCTACAATATTGATATCCGAGTTAAATCAACCATTCTACAAGACCTCAAGGTTTCTCGAAGAAGATCCTTCTTTGACAACTAA
- the lysS gene encoding lysine--tRNA ligase, translated as MQLLSEQELERRKDREELYAMGINPYPAESFPINVTAEDIHRNYENRKTDYKDISIAGRLMSRRIMGSASFGEIQDSTGRLQFYVRRDDICPEEDKALYNTVFKKLLGIGDFIGLKGYIFTTQTGEISLHVTELKVLSKAVKPLPIVKRDEEGNVYDGFTDPEQRYRQRYVDLTVNPEFKKTFITRSRIISNMRRYFDDRGWLEVETPILQAVHGGAAARPFMTHHNTLDMPLYLRIANELYLKRLIVGGFDGVYEFGKMFRNEGMDRTHNPEFTSMEIYVAYKDYIWMMEMVEELLEKVTESIHGTTVVKVGGKEIDFAGPYRRLTMFDSIKEYAGVDVSEMDEDGLRKVCADLGIEVDASMGKGKLIDEIFGAKVEANLVQPTYITDYPIEMTPLAKKHRSKPGLVERFELFVNGKEIANAYSELNDPIDQRERFEDQLKLAARGDDEAMAMDEDFLRALEYGMPPTSGLGIGIDRLTMLLTDNSTIQEVLFFPQMRPEKKAVELTEEEKVIMDLLSKNHPASLPDLKAQSGLSGKKWDVSMKGLSQKGLVKVTKEGESLTVDLI; from the coding sequence ATGCAACTTCTTAGCGAACAGGAACTTGAACGCAGAAAAGACCGGGAAGAACTTTATGCCATGGGGATTAATCCTTATCCGGCAGAATCTTTTCCCATCAATGTCACTGCGGAGGATATTCATAGAAACTACGAAAACAGAAAGACGGATTATAAAGACATTTCCATTGCGGGTCGATTGATGAGCCGTCGTATTATGGGGTCTGCCTCATTTGGAGAAATTCAGGATTCTACCGGACGTCTTCAGTTTTATGTTCGTCGTGATGATATTTGTCCTGAAGAGGATAAAGCCTTATACAATACTGTTTTCAAAAAGCTTTTAGGAATCGGAGACTTCATCGGATTGAAGGGGTATATTTTTACCACACAAACTGGTGAGATTTCACTTCATGTCACTGAGTTAAAAGTGCTTTCCAAGGCGGTAAAGCCTCTTCCGATTGTGAAAAGAGATGAAGAGGGTAATGTATATGACGGTTTTACAGATCCCGAGCAGCGCTATCGTCAGCGATATGTGGATTTAACTGTTAATCCGGAGTTCAAGAAAACCTTTATCACCCGTTCGAGAATTATTTCCAACATGCGTCGCTATTTTGATGATCGCGGATGGTTGGAAGTGGAAACCCCAATTCTTCAAGCGGTACATGGAGGAGCGGCGGCTCGTCCGTTTATGACGCACCACAATACCCTGGATATGCCGCTTTATTTGCGGATCGCGAATGAATTATACCTGAAGCGATTAATTGTAGGTGGTTTTGATGGAGTGTATGAGTTTGGGAAAATGTTCCGAAATGAAGGAATGGACCGTACTCACAATCCAGAATTTACCTCCATGGAAATCTATGTAGCCTACAAGGATTACATTTGGATGATGGAAATGGTGGAGGAGTTGCTGGAAAAAGTAACCGAATCCATTCATGGCACTACTGTGGTGAAAGTAGGAGGAAAAGAGATTGACTTCGCTGGGCCGTACAGAAGACTGACGATGTTTGACTCCATCAAGGAATATGCGGGAGTCGACGTAAGCGAAATGGATGAGGATGGATTGCGGAAAGTTTGTGCTGACTTAGGTATCGAAGTGGATGCATCTATGGGTAAAGGCAAACTGATCGATGAGATTTTTGGAGCTAAAGTAGAAGCTAATCTGGTGCAGCCGACCTACATCACCGATTATCCAATCGAGATGACACCATTGGCGAAAAAGCATAGAAGTAAACCAGGTTTGGTGGAGCGATTTGAGTTGTTTGTCAATGGAAAAGAAATCGCTAATGCATACTCCGAGTTGAATGATCCGATTGATCAGCGAGAGCGATTTGAAGACCAGTTGAAATTAGCTGCAAGAGGAGACGATGAGGCCATGGCTATGGACGAGGATTTCCTTCGTGCACTCGAATACGGTATGCCTCCTACTTCAGGTCTTGGTATTGGAATTGACCGATTGACTATGCTGCTGACAGATAATTCTACGATTCAGGAAGTCTTGTTCTTCCCTCAAATGAGACCTGAGAAAAAAGCAGTGGAGCTCACCGAAGAGGAAAAAGTCATCATGGATTTACTGAGCAAAAATCACCCTGCTTCACTACCAGACCTTAAAGCCCAATCCGGCTTAAGCGGTAAAAAATGGGATGTTTCCATGAAGGGGCTTTCTCAAAAAGGCTTGGTTAAAGTAACCAAGGAAGGGGAGAGTTTGACAGTGGATTTGATTTAA
- a CDS encoding acyl-CoA carboxylase subunit beta — translation MENSPSTLDNLLSLLREKTAQVKLGGGQKRIDAEHEKGKLTARERIDYLIDTGSEFLEIGAFAADGMYEEEGGCPSAGVVTGLGYVSGRMCVIVANDATVKAGAWFPMTAKKNLRAQEVAMDNRLPIIYLVDSAGVYLPMQNEIFPDKEHFGRQFRNNAKMSAMGIVQVAAIMGSCVAGGAYLPIMSDEALIVDKTGSIFLAGSYLVKAAIGEVIDNETLGGATTHCEISGVTDNKYANDQECLEAIRKIFSTLGEQPKAGFDRIAPRLPEESPDSLLEKFPIDRVKPYDMVEVIRGLVDAGELDEYKQDYGKTLICGTARIDGWVVGIIANQRKIVKNGKGEMQMGGVIYSDSADKAARFIMNCNQRKIPLVFLQDVSGFMVGSKAEQGGIIKDGAKMVNAMANSVVPKFTVILGNSYGAGNYAMCGKAYDPRLILSWPTAQMAVMSGASAAKTLLQIKVASLKKAGKVISEEEERQLLEEITQKYQEELSPYYAAARLWVDGVVDPRETRKWISMGIEAANHAPITTSFNVGVIQT, via the coding sequence ATGGAAAATTCCCCATCCACTTTAGATAATCTCCTCAGCTTACTTCGTGAAAAAACCGCCCAAGTCAAGCTTGGAGGTGGACAGAAGCGCATTGACGCTGAGCATGAAAAGGGCAAACTCACGGCAAGAGAGCGCATCGACTATTTGATCGACACAGGGTCTGAGTTTTTAGAAATCGGAGCATTTGCGGCGGATGGCATGTATGAGGAGGAGGGAGGCTGTCCCTCAGCCGGAGTGGTGACTGGTCTTGGGTATGTAAGTGGAAGGATGTGCGTCATCGTGGCTAACGATGCCACCGTGAAAGCAGGGGCTTGGTTTCCTATGACTGCCAAAAAGAACCTCCGCGCCCAGGAAGTAGCCATGGATAATCGCCTTCCGATCATTTACCTGGTTGACAGTGCGGGAGTTTACCTTCCGATGCAAAATGAGATTTTCCCAGATAAAGAGCATTTCGGTCGTCAATTTCGCAACAATGCGAAAATGTCTGCGATGGGAATCGTGCAGGTGGCAGCCATTATGGGCAGTTGCGTGGCAGGGGGAGCTTATTTGCCCATCATGTCAGACGAAGCGCTGATCGTGGACAAGACAGGTTCAATTTTTTTGGCCGGATCATATTTGGTCAAAGCAGCCATTGGTGAGGTGATTGATAACGAAACCCTCGGAGGTGCCACAACTCATTGTGAAATTTCTGGTGTTACCGATAATAAATATGCCAATGATCAAGAGTGCTTGGAGGCAATTCGCAAGATATTTTCAACCCTTGGAGAACAGCCAAAAGCTGGATTTGATCGGATTGCTCCTCGATTACCTGAAGAAAGTCCTGATAGTTTGTTGGAAAAATTCCCCATTGATCGAGTGAAGCCCTATGATATGGTGGAGGTGATTCGGGGACTTGTGGATGCTGGAGAATTAGATGAGTATAAGCAAGATTATGGAAAAACGCTGATCTGCGGGACAGCTCGAATTGACGGTTGGGTGGTAGGAATCATTGCCAATCAGCGCAAAATCGTGAAAAATGGCAAAGGCGAGATGCAGATGGGAGGGGTGATTTATTCGGATTCTGCGGATAAGGCCGCCCGATTTATCATGAATTGTAACCAGCGAAAAATCCCCTTGGTATTTCTTCAAGATGTCAGCGGATTTATGGTCGGAAGTAAAGCCGAACAAGGCGGAATAATCAAAGATGGAGCTAAAATGGTGAATGCCATGGCAAACTCAGTCGTTCCTAAATTCACTGTGATTTTGGGGAATTCTTATGGCGCGGGGAATTATGCCATGTGCGGCAAGGCTTATGATCCTCGTTTGATTTTATCCTGGCCCACCGCCCAAATGGCCGTGATGTCTGGCGCATCTGCGGCTAAAACTCTTCTTCAAATTAAAGTCGCATCCTTAAAGAAGGCAGGTAAAGTAATTTCGGAGGAGGAGGAAAGGCAACTTTTGGAAGAAATAACTCAGAAATACCAAGAGGAATTGAGTCCCTACTACGCAGCTGCCCGACTCTGGGTGGACGGAGTGGTTGATCCTCGAGAAACCAGAAAGTGGATTAGTATGGGTATTGAGGCCGCTAATCACGCACCAATTACCACCTCGTTTAATGTCGGCGTGATACAAACTTGA
- a CDS encoding DUF4197 domain-containing protein translates to MKFTPQLIRITLLSLIIFSFSGCQSNAQLTQILEKAGQVTGNPTTSEITFGLKEALEKGTGISADRLSLENGYLGNLDVKILFPEEAKKVEQSLRKLGLGNLCDQVITSLNRAAEDAAKEAKPIFTDAIKHMSFQDVQQILLGENNAATTYFQRTTTQSLSEKFTPVIDQSLKKVNATKYWGDVMSRYNQIPLVKPVNTNLTAYVTEKAIQGLFVEIAKEEHKIRQQVGARTSPLLQKVFGFAEREKK, encoded by the coding sequence ATGAAATTTACTCCACAACTCATTCGAATTACCCTCCTTTCGTTGATCATTTTCTCATTTTCAGGATGCCAGTCAAACGCTCAATTGACTCAAATTCTTGAAAAAGCAGGACAAGTCACCGGGAATCCTACCACATCCGAAATTACCTTTGGGCTCAAAGAGGCATTGGAAAAAGGAACCGGAATCAGTGCGGATCGACTTTCATTGGAAAACGGGTACTTGGGGAATTTAGATGTCAAGATTCTTTTTCCAGAGGAAGCCAAAAAGGTAGAGCAAAGTCTGCGGAAACTAGGACTTGGAAATCTTTGTGACCAAGTCATTACCAGCTTAAATCGAGCAGCAGAAGATGCAGCGAAAGAGGCAAAACCTATTTTCACCGATGCGATCAAACATATGAGCTTCCAGGATGTCCAACAAATCCTTTTGGGAGAAAACAATGCCGCGACAACCTATTTCCAACGAACCACCACGCAGTCGCTCAGTGAAAAATTCACTCCTGTGATCGATCAAAGCCTGAAAAAAGTCAATGCTACCAAATATTGGGGAGATGTGATGAGCCGATACAACCAGATTCCACTTGTAAAACCTGTCAACACCAATTTGACAGCATACGTAACAGAAAAAGCGATCCAAGGTCTGTTTGTCGAAATCGCCAAGGAAGAACATAAAATCCGACAACAGGTCGGGGCTCGTACTAGCCCGCTTCTTCAGAAAGTATTTGGATTTGCAGAAAGGGAGAAAAAGTAA
- a CDS encoding arginine deiminase family protein, whose product MNLRINSEFGTLRAVLMHRPGKEIDRLTPYNKEFLLFEDVPYLEALQKEHDTFSNLIKETTGATVYQLRELLIRVLYDQQILVQLMRESLKRAGLSHLAGDILERYSTAECATILTAGLKIHELKKKLPSMNAGELMDSAFAIAPCPNLYFQRDPMALTPGGIIFSSMKMEGRQREANLLRTIFENHPEFKDHVNTLYPINGHDTPPSIEGGDVIILSNEAVAIGNSERTDEKAIYHAAKALLGEGTVKRVYEVHLPKKRQFMHLDTVFTVLDENLVLAYPDAMNAVLQTSLYTLKDAQGDRVNIKREVLKESLLTVLEREIPHLEVLSTGNGNQEYAMREQWFDGANVFAVGPRRVISYNRNIHTNRALRNMGVEVLEIPSSELSRGLGGPRCMTMPLSRARV is encoded by the coding sequence ATGAACCTTAGAATAAATTCTGAATTTGGGACCTTGAGAGCTGTGTTGATGCATCGCCCTGGAAAGGAGATTGATCGACTTACTCCCTACAATAAGGAATTTTTACTTTTTGAAGATGTCCCTTATCTCGAAGCGCTGCAAAAGGAGCATGATACCTTTTCTAATTTGATCAAGGAAACGACCGGCGCTACGGTGTATCAACTTCGGGAATTGCTGATTCGAGTACTATATGATCAGCAAATTTTAGTGCAATTGATGCGGGAATCTTTGAAACGTGCTGGCTTGTCTCATTTAGCCGGGGATATTTTGGAGCGCTATTCAACGGCAGAATGTGCCACCATTTTGACGGCCGGTCTTAAGATTCATGAGCTGAAAAAGAAGCTTCCCAGTATGAATGCTGGAGAATTGATGGATTCAGCATTTGCTATTGCTCCTTGTCCAAATTTGTATTTTCAACGGGATCCGATGGCTTTGACTCCAGGAGGCATCATTTTTTCTTCGATGAAAATGGAAGGAAGACAGCGGGAGGCAAATTTGTTGCGAACCATCTTTGAAAATCATCCCGAATTCAAAGATCATGTGAATACTCTTTATCCGATCAATGGTCATGATACCCCGCCGAGTATTGAAGGAGGGGATGTGATCATTCTTTCAAATGAAGCTGTGGCAATTGGTAATTCGGAGCGTACGGATGAAAAAGCTATTTACCACGCGGCTAAGGCGCTTTTAGGAGAGGGTACAGTAAAGCGTGTTTATGAAGTTCACCTGCCCAAAAAACGCCAATTTATGCACCTCGATACGGTGTTTACCGTGCTGGATGAAAATCTGGTTTTGGCCTATCCTGACGCTATGAATGCTGTTTTGCAGACCTCTTTGTATACCTTAAAGGATGCTCAAGGAGATCGGGTCAATATCAAACGAGAAGTGCTTAAAGAGTCTTTATTGACTGTTTTGGAACGAGAAATTCCGCATTTGGAAGTGCTTTCTACCGGAAATGGAAATCAAGAATATGCCATGCGAGAGCAATGGTTTGACGGCGCGAATGTTTTTGCTGTTGGGCCTCGTCGGGTGATTTCCTACAATCGAAATATCCACACCAACCGTGCTTTAAGGAATATGGGTGTGGAGGTTTTGGAGATTCCTTCCTCAGAATTGAGTCGGGGATTGGGTGGGCCGAGATGTATGACCATGCCTCTTAGCAGAGCAAGGGTTTAG
- a CDS encoding N-acetylmuramoyl-L-alanine amidase family protein yields the protein MERFKNKKILLSFVIAIPFLFGGFIPNETMMPAFRMKKIVLDAGHGGKDPGNIGARSKEKDINLAVTLLVGKYIKENLPDVEVIYTRDDDSFPTVHERPKIANINKADLFVSIHSNSASSKSAAGTETWVMGTKHFEANFDIIKKENSVIFLEDNYEEQYEGFDPTSPESYMIFNLTQKAYIGNSISLADHIETQFRDKVGRKSRGVKQGPFYVLWTPSMPSVLVELGFLSNYEEEKFLMTKEGQEYMASAIFRSIRDYKNEIEMN from the coding sequence ATGGAAAGATTCAAGAACAAAAAAATTCTCTTAAGTTTTGTTATCGCGATCCCTTTTTTGTTTGGAGGATTTATTCCCAATGAAACGATGATGCCAGCATTTCGGATGAAAAAGATTGTCTTGGATGCAGGTCATGGTGGAAAAGATCCCGGAAACATAGGAGCCAGGTCTAAAGAAAAAGACATAAACCTTGCAGTAACTTTATTGGTAGGGAAATACATCAAAGAAAATTTACCTGATGTTGAGGTGATTTACACGCGTGATGATGACAGTTTTCCGACAGTTCATGAAAGACCAAAAATTGCCAATATTAACAAAGCGGACCTGTTTGTTTCCATTCACTCCAATTCAGCTTCAAGCAAATCGGCTGCTGGTACAGAAACATGGGTCATGGGAACCAAGCACTTTGAGGCTAACTTCGATATTATCAAGAAAGAAAACTCAGTGATCTTTTTGGAAGACAATTACGAAGAACAATACGAGGGATTTGATCCCACTTCACCTGAGTCGTACATGATATTTAACCTTACTCAAAAAGCTTACATTGGAAATAGCATCTCTTTGGCAGATCATATCGAAACGCAGTTTAGAGACAAAGTAGGTCGAAAAAGCCGTGGGGTGAAGCAAGGACCTTTTTATGTGCTTTGGACCCCTTCGATGCCAAGCGTATTGGTCGAGTTGGGCTTTTTGTCAAACTATGAAGAAGAAAAATTTCTGATGACCAAGGAAGGTCAAGAATACATGGCTTCGGCGATCTTCCGCTCCATCCGTGATTATAAAAATGAGATTGAGATGAATTAA